A genomic region of Thermococcus sp. contains the following coding sequences:
- a CDS encoding ABC transporter ATP-binding protein, protein MTDYALEVKNLKMYYFTSKGAVKAVDDLTFNLKKGEVMGLAGESGCGKSSLGFTLLGMPTPPGKIVGGSIKVDGREIVGLPDNVLRKEIRWEKIAMIFQGAMNAMNPVYTVGYQMTEPLVYHKGMEHEEALDRAQKYLELVGLDPEIVYRYPHELSGGMKQRVIIATALLMEPSVVIADEPTTALDVIVQAQIINLMKKLKKELNLSMIFITHDLSILAEISDKIAVMYAGKIVELGPSEKIYYEPAHPYTQKLLAAIPRLHEDVDRLEFIPGQPPNLAHPPSGCRFHPRCPYAMQVCKEQVPELKEVDKDHYAACWLL, encoded by the coding sequence ATGACGGACTATGCTCTTGAAGTTAAGAACCTTAAGATGTACTACTTCACCAGCAAGGGCGCTGTCAAGGCCGTGGACGACCTCACCTTCAACCTCAAGAAGGGTGAGGTTATGGGGCTTGCCGGAGAGAGCGGATGCGGCAAGTCCTCCCTCGGCTTTACCCTTTTGGGCATGCCCACCCCACCCGGAAAGATAGTCGGCGGGAGCATAAAGGTCGACGGAAGGGAGATAGTCGGTCTTCCCGACAACGTCCTCAGAAAGGAAATCCGCTGGGAAAAGATAGCTATGATCTTCCAGGGTGCAATGAACGCTATGAACCCGGTTTACACCGTCGGCTACCAGATGACTGAGCCGCTCGTCTATCACAAAGGCATGGAGCATGAAGAGGCCCTTGACAGGGCGCAGAAATACCTCGAACTCGTTGGTCTCGACCCCGAGATAGTTTACCGCTACCCGCACGAGCTTTCCGGAGGTATGAAGCAGCGTGTCATCATTGCAACGGCTCTCCTCATGGAGCCGAGCGTCGTTATAGCGGACGAGCCGACCACGGCCCTCGATGTTATCGTCCAGGCCCAGATTATCAACCTCATGAAAAAGCTCAAGAAGGAGCTTAACCTGTCAATGATATTCATCACCCACGACCTCAGCATCCTCGCGGAGATAAGCGACAAGATAGCGGTAATGTACGCTGGAAAAATAGTCGAGCTTGGCCCGAGTGAGAAGATTTACTACGAGCCTGCCCACCCGTACACCCAAAAGCTCCTTGCAGCTATACCAAGACTTCACGAGGACGTTGACAGACTCGAGTTCATCCCAGGACAGCCACCCAACCTCGCCCACCCGCCGAGCGGATGCCGCTTCCACCCGAGGTGCCCGTACGCGATGCAGGTGTGCAAGGAGCAGGTTCCCGAGCTTAAAGAAGTTGATAAGGACCACTACGCCGCATGCTGGTTGCTGTGA
- a CDS encoding ABC transporter ATP-binding protein: MAEPILKVENLKKYFPLKRGIMDSLRGLPPRFVHAVDGVSFDIYKQQVFALVGESGCGKSTTGRLVVKLLEPTDGKIYLEGTDVTEITTKEELLAYKKKVQIIFQDPFASLNPRFRIFDVLEEPLLIHGIGETRAEREELIYKALEMVKVTPPEEYVSRFPHMLSGGQRQRVAIARALILNPTFIVADEPVSMLDVSIRAEILELMKELKDKMGVTYLYITHDMSTARYFADWMAVMYLGRIVEMGPAKRVIDNPLHPYTRALLAAVPEPKPERKNVIKELPIRGEVPSAVNIPPGCRFHPRCIYAQKGLCDVKQPKLVEYEHKHFAECHLVGKF, encoded by the coding sequence ATGGCGGAGCCAATACTCAAGGTTGAAAATCTCAAGAAGTACTTCCCGCTCAAGAGAGGAATCATGGACTCGCTCCGCGGACTTCCCCCGAGGTTCGTCCATGCCGTCGACGGAGTCAGCTTTGATATATACAAGCAGCAGGTATTCGCCCTCGTTGGTGAGAGCGGCTGTGGTAAATCGACCACAGGAAGGCTAGTGGTCAAGCTCCTTGAGCCAACCGACGGAAAGATATACCTCGAGGGAACGGACGTTACCGAGATAACCACCAAAGAGGAGCTTCTTGCATACAAGAAAAAGGTTCAGATAATATTCCAGGATCCGTTTGCCTCCCTGAACCCGCGCTTCAGGATATTCGACGTCCTTGAGGAACCCCTCCTGATACATGGTATAGGTGAGACTAGGGCGGAGCGCGAGGAGCTTATCTACAAGGCCCTTGAGATGGTCAAGGTAACCCCGCCCGAGGAGTACGTCAGCAGGTTCCCACACATGCTCTCCGGCGGTCAGAGGCAGCGTGTTGCCATAGCCCGTGCCCTCATCCTCAACCCAACGTTCATTGTCGCCGACGAGCCTGTCTCAATGCTCGACGTTTCAATAAGGGCAGAGATACTGGAGTTGATGAAGGAGCTCAAAGATAAGATGGGTGTTACCTACCTCTACATCACCCACGACATGTCCACCGCCAGATACTTCGCCGACTGGATGGCAGTCATGTACCTCGGTAGAATAGTGGAGATGGGTCCGGCGAAGCGTGTCATCGACAATCCACTCCATCCGTACACTAGGGCACTTCTGGCAGCGGTTCCAGAGCCGAAGCCAGAGCGCAAGAACGTCATAAAAGAGCTGCCTATCAGGGGTGAGGTCCCGAGTGCAGTCAACATACCACCCGGATGCCGCTTCCACCCGAGGTGTATCTATGCCCAGAAGGGACTCTGCGATGTCAAGCAGCCAAAGCTAGTCGAGTACGAGCACAAGCACTTTGCGGAGTGCCACCTCGTGGGCAAGTTCTAG
- a CDS encoding NAD+ synthase has protein sequence MRRLNYPKVISEINRFILEKTSEVGGNGAVIGVSGGVDSATVAYLAAKALGKEKILGLIMPYYMNGDVEDAELVCESLGIEYKVINIKPIVDAFVSKLGFQPDKRSLGNIMARTRMVLLYAHANVKNYLVLGTSNRSELLTGYFTKWGDGASDYAPLVNLYKTEVWEIAKLLGVPEKIIKKKPTAGLWKDQTDEDELGMSYHLLDEILWRLVDLKRHKDKIAEELGISVGKVEYVEGLVRRSEHKRRLPLGPSF, from the coding sequence ATGCGCCGGTTAAACTACCCAAAAGTAATCTCGGAGATTAACAGGTTCATCCTGGAAAAGACCAGCGAGGTAGGGGGAAATGGAGCCGTTATCGGCGTAAGCGGCGGGGTAGACAGCGCCACCGTTGCGTACCTTGCCGCGAAAGCCTTAGGAAAGGAAAAAATCCTGGGCCTAATAATGCCGTACTACATGAACGGAGACGTTGAAGACGCCGAACTCGTCTGCGAGAGCCTTGGGATTGAGTACAAAGTAATCAATATAAAACCCATCGTTGACGCCTTCGTCTCCAAGCTCGGCTTCCAGCCGGACAAACGCTCCCTCGGCAACATAATGGCCAGAACGAGGATGGTTCTGCTCTACGCCCATGCAAACGTCAAGAACTATCTCGTCCTTGGAACGAGCAACAGGAGCGAGCTCCTCACCGGCTACTTCACCAAGTGGGGGGACGGTGCGAGCGACTACGCGCCTCTGGTAAACCTCTACAAGACAGAGGTATGGGAAATAGCCAAACTCCTTGGTGTCCCAGAGAAGATAATCAAAAAGAAGCCAACCGCTGGCCTCTGGAAGGATCAAACGGATGAGGATGAGCTTGGCATGAGTTATCACCTGCTTGACGAGATACTCTGGAGGCTGGTTGACCTTAAGAGGCACAAGGATAAAATCGCGGAAGAGCTTGGAATCAGCGTGGGGAAAGTTGAATATGTCGAGGGGCTTGTTAGGAGGAGCGAGCACAAGAGGCGTCTCCCCCTCGGTCCGTCATTCTGA